Below is a window of Planctomycetes bacterium MalM25 DNA.
CTGATCACGGGCTGCCGGCTCGCCCATGCCATCGACTTGCAGGCCCGAGCCTTGCTGGAGCTTCGCGTACTGCTCACGCGTGATCTGGCCCTCCTCGAGCGTGAGCCGCTTGAGCTTCGGCAGGCCCGCGAGGGTCGCGAGCGCGGCGTCGTCGAGCGGCACGCCGCGGAGGACGAGCCAGTTCAACTCGGTCAGCCCGGCGAGCGGGGCGAGGTCGCCCGACAGGTCGGTCTCGGAGAGATCGAGCACCTCCAACGAGGTCAGGCTCCCGAGGTCGTCCAGGCAGGCGTTGGTGAGGGCGTTTCCGTTGACGTGCAGCGAGCCCAGGGCCGGGAACCGAGCCAGGACCGCCAGCGCCGAGTCGCCGATCCCCGTGTTGGAGACCTGCAACGAATCGAGCTTCGTCAACGAGGCGAGCGACGCGAGTTGCTCCTCGTTGACCTGCTGACCCGACAGGGCGACGACCTCGAGCCACGGCAGGTCGGCCAGCAGCTCCATCGCCCGCTCGAAGTTCTCCGGGGTGCGGACGAGCGACAGGTTGGCGTTGCCGACGTGTTCGCCCGACCCCGAGGAGGTCAGGAAGACGCCGAGCTTCTGGAGCTCGGCCTTCGCCTCCGCCTCGCGGGCGGCGAGCTGGCCGTTGCGGGACTGCACGTAGCCGAAGGCGCCGAGCGCCGCGACAAGGATCGTCAGCATCAGCAAGACGAACGTCCGCCGGCCGCTCCCCGAGGGGGCGGCTGCGGTCTCGCCATCCCCCAACCCCGCGGAGGGCAGGGGGACTTGATCGGTGCGGTGCGCGTTGCTCGACGGCTCCATGAAGATGAACTAGGGGGTGGCGCCGGAAGGCTGGGTCGTGAAGAGAATTTAAGATGAGGAGCGGGGCGGCATTATCGCACACAATCGACAGGCCGAGTCAAGCTGAGACCACGCTCCGGTGGCGTGCGCCTCCTGGCCATGCCGCGGCGCGAGCCGCACCACCCGACTAGGCCGCCATCGGGCGGCGACTCGCGGCGTGCGGTCGGATTGCGACCCCTCTCCTTTCCTAGGCGGTGCTCGGTTGTGTGTGTTTGAGGAACAAGTGCCTCTTCTCCCTCCCACACTCCGCGCGGCTACTCGATGACGAGCGGCTGGCGTCTAGCGGCCTTCTCCTTCAATCCTTCGTGCAGCTCTTCGTACATCTGAAGACGCTTCCGCTGGTAGGCGTTCGCCTGGAGCCATCGGCAGGCGACGTTCTGGGCGTTCCAGTCGTTCCACAGCCGGGCCAGCTCCGCTTGCAGCTCGGGCGCCTTGCCCATCAGGTCGAGGCTCTCGTACGGGTCGCTCGCCATGTCGTAGAGCTTCGCGACGCCGTTCTCCCGGTTCTCCGTCAGGTACTTGCCCGTCGGCGTGCGGACGGCCCAAGCGGCGCCATCGACCCTGCGCCAGAAGAGCGCCGCGTGCGGCGTTCCGGGCGTCTCGCCGGTGAGGAAGGGGATCAGGTTCACCCCCTCCAGCGCGTGGCCCGACGTGTCGCCGCCGGCGAGCGCCACCGCGGTGGCGGCGATGTCGAGCGATGAGACCAGCCCCTCGTACGCTTGCCCCTTGGGCAGCCCGGCGGGCCAGTGGACGAGGAACGGGACGTGCGATCCCCCCTCGTGCATGCTCCCCTTGCCCCCCTTGAAGGGCGCGTTGTTGGCGATCGGCGCCTGGCCCTCTTTCACCCGCACCCCGCCGTTGTCCGACAGGAAGAAGATGACCGTGTTGTCGAGTTTGCCGCTCTCCTTGAGTGCGTCGACCACCATGCCGATGCCCCGGTCCATCTCGTCGATCATCGCGGCGTAAACGCGGCGGTTCTTGCCCTGGATGTGCGAGTACTTGGCGATCGTCTCCTTCGGCGCTTGGTACGGCGCGTGGGGCGCGTTGTAAGCGAGGTAGAGACAGAACGGCTCGTCGCTCTCGCCGACGAAGCGGGCCGCGTCGCGGCTGAGGGCGGTCGTGAGGTACTCGTCGAAATCGGCCGCTTGGTTGTTGCGGGTGAGCGGGAGGAAGCTCCCCTCGTTCGCGCTGTAATGGGTGCGGCCGTCGGGTTGCTGGAGCGGGTAGTACGTGGTCACGCAATCCGGGAAGTAGCAGTGCCCGCCGCTTAAGAAGCCGTAGAAGTAATCGAAACCGCGTTGGTTCGGGTGGTGCGGCTCGCTGGCGCCCAGGTGCCACTTGCCGATCAACCCGGTCCGGTAGCCGGCCGACTGCAGCCGGGCGCCGAACGTCTTCTCGTCGTGCGGCAGCCCGCTCTGCTGGTCGTAGGGAGAGTAGGTGAGGTTGATCTCCATCCCGAACCGGGCCTGGTAACGCCCCGTCAGCAGGCCCGCGCGTGAAGGCCCGCAGTAGGGGTGGGTCACGTAGCCGTTGCGGACCACCACCCCGTTCTCCGCCAACGCGTCGAGCCGCGGCGTGCGGATCTCTTTCGAGCCGGTGAAGCCGACGTCCTGGTAGCCGAGGTCGTCCGCAAGGATGAC
It encodes the following:
- a CDS encoding Leucine Rich repeats (2 copies), producing the protein MEPSSNAHRTDQVPLPSAGLGDGETAAAPSGSGRRTFVLLMLTILVAALGAFGYVQSRNGQLAAREAEAKAELQKLGVFLTSSGSGEHVGNANLSLVRTPENFERAMELLADLPWLEVVALSGQQVNEEQLASLASLTKLDSLQVSNTGIGDSALAVLARFPALGSLHVNGNALTNACLDDLGSLTSLEVLDLSETDLSGDLAPLAGLTELNWLVLRGVPLDDAALATLAGLPKLKRLTLEEGQITREQYAKLQQGSGLQVDGMGEPAARDQ
- the atsA_27 gene encoding Arylsulfatase precursor; amino-acid sequence: MIRIAWTLCWAALAGFATAEKPNFLVILADDLGYQDVGFTGSKEIRTPRLDALAENGVVVRNGYVTHPYCGPSRAGLLTGRYQARFGMEINLTYSPYDQQSGLPHDEKTFGARLQSAGYRTGLIGKWHLGASEPHHPNQRGFDYFYGFLSGGHCYFPDCVTTYYPLQQPDGRTHYSANEGSFLPLTRNNQAADFDEYLTTALSRDAARFVGESDEPFCLYLAYNAPHAPYQAPKETIAKYSHIQGKNRRVYAAMIDEMDRGIGMVVDALKESGKLDNTVIFFLSDNGGVRVKEGQAPIANNAPFKGGKGSMHEGGSHVPFLVHWPAGLPKGQAYEGLVSSLDIAATAVALAGGDTSGHALEGVNLIPFLTGETPGTPHAALFWRRVDGAAWAVRTPTGKYLTENRENGVAKLYDMASDPYESLDLMGKAPELQAELARLWNDWNAQNVACRWLQANAYQRKRLQMYEELHEGLKEKAARRQPLVIE